Proteins encoded in a region of the Lycorma delicatula isolate Av1 chromosome 6, ASM4794821v1, whole genome shotgun sequence genome:
- the LOC142326482 gene encoding NEDD8 ultimate buster 1-like isoform X2 — protein sequence MRLHLLQGIVLFHQNKHSEARKILEETQHELALLKVDDTSLCELVEFGFTPAEARIGVRATNGCVNSAVEYIQKRRQEREEIREKEK from the exons ATGAGATTACATTTACTTCAAGGTAtcgttttatttcatcaaaataaacattCTGAAGCTAGAAAAATTCTTGAAGAAACACAGCATGAATTAGCTTTACTTAAAGTTGATGACACAAGCCTTTGTGAACTTGTTGAATTTG gttttACTCCAGCTGAAGCCAGAATTGGTGTACGAGCTACTAATGGTTGTGTAAATTCAGCTGTcgaatatatacaaaaaagaagaCAAGAACGGGAGGAAAttagagaaaaagaaaagtaa
- the LOC142326482 gene encoding NEDD8 ultimate buster 1-like isoform X1, whose amino-acid sequence MALHEKGKAALKKDEFALALIFLLEAVKEFSSCNSQLLNSVDNYALLNLDIAWCYLCLKNVTQLPDAEERLKICESKFRYSYGPNLERVVALKGSSEMSQHF is encoded by the exons ATGGCACTACATGAAAAAGGAAAAGCTGCTCTTAAAAAGGATGAATTTGCTCTTGCACTCATATTTCTACTCGAAGCAGTTAAGGAATTTAG ttcttGTAATTCTCAGCTGCTGAATTCTGTTGATAATTATGCATTACTTAATTTGGATATTGCATGGTGTTAtctttgtttgaaaaatgttaccCAGTTACCAGACGCTGAAGAAAGATTGAAAATATGCGAATCAAAATTCAGATATAGTTATGGACCTAACTTGGAAAGAGTTGTAGCTTTAAAAGGAAGTTCTG aaatgagtCAGCACTTCTAA